A single region of the Salvia miltiorrhiza cultivar Shanhuang (shh) chromosome 8, IMPLAD_Smil_shh, whole genome shotgun sequence genome encodes:
- the LOC130999526 gene encoding dirigent protein 22-like: MTTPYQRIPILLTLSITILLHFAHCHIIDEHNDINLVELELDQKAMKQKMSQFRLYWHDITSGNPPSSLPIVKPVTKTGFGQVNMIDNPLTLGPELSSKTVGKAQGFYGLASQEELGLLMAMNFFFTTGKYNGSSITILGRNAVFDHVREMPVIGGSGLFRWARGYVQARTHDFNLKTGDATVEYTIYVMHY; encoded by the coding sequence atgaCCACTCCATATCAAAGAATCCCAATCCTTCTCACCCTCTCCATCACCATCCTCCTCCACTTCGCACATTGCCACATCATCGATGAGCACAACGACATCAATCtggtcgagctcgagctcgaccaGAAGGCCATGAAGCAGAAGATGAGCCAGTTCCGCCTCTATTGGCACGACATCACTAGCGGCAACCCCCCTTCTTCATTACCCATCGTGAAGCCCGTTACTAAAACGGGCTTCGGGCAGGTCAACATGATCGACAACCCGTTGACCCTCGGGCCCGAGCTGAGCTCGAAGACCGTGGGCAAAGCCCAAGGGTTTTACGGGCTGGCCTCCCAAGAGGAGCTCGGGCTCCTCATGGCCATGAACTTCTTCTTCACAACGGGAAAATACAACGGCAGCTCCATTACTATTTTGGGAAGGAATGCTGTTTTTGATCACGTGCGCGAAATGCCCGTGATCGGCGGTTCCGGGCTTTTCCGATGGGCCCGAGGATACGTGCAGGCCCGAACCCATGATTTTAACCTCAAGACCGGCGATGCAACAGTTGAGTACACCATTTATGTGATGcattattga